In the genome of Candidatus Shapirobacteria bacterium, one region contains:
- a CDS encoding GNAT family N-acetyltransferase translates to MNEYKLVFQDGDLKEEDRKILVDGMLAYHASKGHPRKKDVFSIVLRDQSDKLLGCVLASVLWNGMEIDSLWVDESIRKQGWGRKLMAAVEAEGTKRGCTFSYTNTFTWQAPEFYEKLGYKLYGKLEDFPKGCCLSYYRKSL, encoded by the coding sequence ATGAATGAATACAAGCTGGTGTTTCAAGATGGGGATTTAAAAGAAGAAGATAGGAAAATCTTAGTAGATGGGATGTTGGCATACCATGCTAGCAAAGGGCATCCTAGGAAAAAAGATGTTTTCTCCATAGTCTTGCGGGACCAAAGTGATAAATTATTAGGCTGTGTTCTTGCCTCAGTTTTGTGGAATGGGATGGAGATTGATTCTTTGTGGGTAGACGAATCAATTAGGAAACAGGGGTGGGGGAGAAAGTTAATGGCAGCCGTCGAAGCAGAAGGGACAAAAAGGGGCTGTACTTTTTCTTATACCAATACTTTTACCTGGCAGGCACCAGAATTTTATGAAAAATTGGGCTATAAACTTTACGGAAAACTAGAAGATTTCCCCAAAGGTTGTTGTTTGAGTTACTATAGAAAAAGTCTTTAA
- a CDS encoding GNAT family N-acetyltransferase, producing MTIKFDDRDMTDSEFKREQAAFDEHGLEFGNPPETQQRHGFVATDNELFVGCSSGLAQKIENGYAPYFYLSDLLVEKAYRKRGLGKKLLGLLEEKIKLLGIKYIWTWTADYEASSFYQKQGYQIFATFEDFYSSGHSRVGLIKKL from the coding sequence ATGACCATCAAATTTGACGATCGTGATATGACCGACTCAGAGTTCAAGCGGGAACAGGCCGCTTTTGATGAACATGGGTTGGAATTTGGTAATCCGCCGGAAACCCAGCAACGCCATGGATTTGTCGCCACCGACAATGAATTATTTGTTGGTTGCTCAAGTGGCTTAGCCCAAAAAATCGAAAATGGATATGCGCCATACTTTTATCTAAGTGATCTTTTAGTTGAAAAAGCATACCGAAAACGAGGTTTGGGCAAAAAGCTTTTAGGTCTACTCGAAGAAAAAATAAAATTACTCGGCATCAAATATATTTGGACCTGGACGGCCGACTACGAGGCATCGTCTTTTTACCAAAAACAAGGTTACCAAATCTTTGCTACCTTCGAAGATTTTTACTCTTCCGGACACTCACGGGTTGGCCTAATCAAAAAGTTATAA
- a CDS encoding GlsB/YeaQ/YmgE family stress response membrane protein has product MSILVWIIFGAIVGWIADLIMKGNHGTVEDIILGIVGAFLGGLIMNMIGQPGVTGFDLYSIMVAVIGAVVVIFLGRALHR; this is encoded by the coding sequence ATGAGCATTTTAGTTTGGATAATTTTTGGAGCGATAGTCGGCTGGATTGCCGATTTAATAATGAAGGGAAATCATGGAACGGTGGAAGATATAATTTTGGGAATTGTGGGAGCGTTTTTGGGAGGACTTATTATGAACATGATTGGGCAACCCGGAGTGACCGGATTTGATTTGTACAGCATAATGGTGGCGGTGATTGGCGCGGTGGTCGTAATATTCTTGGGCAGAGCTTTACATAGATAG
- a CDS encoding phage holin family protein, protein MLVGFLVYSLAVYITSYVLPGIVIKDFFTSVVVALVLGLVNTFIRPVFLFFTFPITILTFGLFVFVVNALMVLLVDALIPDFEAKSFWWALAFSVVLSIVSSLIFSVTKVK, encoded by the coding sequence ATGTTGGTAGGATTTCTGGTGTATAGTCTGGCAGTATATATAACTTCGTATGTTTTACCGGGGATTGTGATTAAAGACTTTTTTACGTCGGTAGTGGTTGCGTTGGTGTTGGGTTTGGTAAACACTTTTATCAGGCCGGTGTTTTTGTTTTTTACATTTCCAATAACTATTTTGACGTTTGGACTGTTTGTATTTGTAGTAAATGCCCTAATGGTGCTTTTGGTGGACGCTCTGATTCCGGATTTTGAGGCAAAAAGTTTTTGGTGGGCACTGGCTTTTAGTGTGGTTTTATCAATCGTCAGTTCACTGATATTTTCGGTAACTAAGGTTAAATAA
- a CDS encoding PQQ-dependent sugar dehydrogenase, translating into MKKTILFFLIILIIIAAGFLFAPKNEGQPSIVKEEPVPGVDVKLVAEGFVSPVALVPANDGTKRMFLVDQIGLIKVIDAEGKVLENNFLDLQNKLVTLSQNYDERGLLGLAFHPSFRENGRLFVYYSAPLRSGVTGDWNHTSILSEFMVDKNNPNMADPNSEKVILQIDQPQSNHNGGHITFGPEGLLYIPLGDGGAANDVGLGHAEIGNGQDITTMLGKILRIDVDKGSPYTIPEDNPFVDKEGLDEIYAYGLRNPYHISFDSGGNKELFAADAGQDLWEEVNIVTKGGNYGWNIREGSHCFDPSNAEQSAVTCLSTGLNGEPLLNPIIEYGHMGEGGGKAIVGGYVYRGEAIKELNGDYVFADWSRDFTKGDGSLFAASLDNGNWSLRELKISNGQNSRLGLFIKGMGQDEDNELYLLTTGTLGPSGESGKIFKILSPGSASTGENKEAEMEEEKVRIKNFKFEPETITIPKGTKVTWANEDSTPHTIASQGNFESNTFDQGETFSFTFEETGEFDYICGIHPEMKGKVIVE; encoded by the coding sequence ATGAAAAAAACAATTTTATTTTTTTTGATAATTTTAATAATTATCGCGGCGGGTTTTCTTTTTGCTCCGAAAAATGAGGGCCAACCGAGTATCGTCAAAGAAGAGCCGGTACCGGGGGTGGATGTAAAACTGGTGGCCGAGGGTTTTGTGTCACCGGTGGCTTTGGTGCCGGCAAACGACGGGACTAAGCGGATGTTTCTGGTTGACCAAATTGGCTTGATAAAAGTGATAGATGCGGAGGGGAAGGTGCTCGAAAATAATTTTTTGGATTTGCAGAATAAATTGGTAACACTGTCGCAAAATTATGACGAGAGAGGGCTGCTGGGATTGGCTTTTCATCCTAGCTTTAGGGAAAACGGCCGGTTGTTTGTCTATTACAGCGCGCCGTTGAGAAGCGGGGTGACCGGAGATTGGAACCATACCAGTATTCTGTCGGAATTTATGGTTGATAAGAACAACCCCAATATGGCGGATCCAAATTCGGAAAAGGTCATTCTTCAGATTGACCAGCCCCAATCAAACCACAACGGCGGACATATCACTTTTGGGCCTGAAGGTTTATTGTACATTCCCCTGGGAGACGGCGGGGCAGCGAATGACGTGGGGCTAGGCCATGCGGAAATTGGCAACGGCCAGGACATTACCACCATGTTGGGGAAAATTCTGCGGATTGATGTCGATAAAGGCAGCCCATATACCATACCCGAAGATAATCCATTTGTGGACAAAGAAGGGCTAGATGAGATATATGCTTACGGACTAAGAAACCCCTATCATATTTCTTTTGACTCGGGAGGAAATAAAGAGCTTTTTGCCGCCGACGCGGGGCAGGATTTGTGGGAAGAGGTAAATATCGTGACAAAGGGGGGGAACTATGGCTGGAATATCAGAGAGGGCAGCCATTGCTTTGACCCGTCGAATGCGGAGCAATCAGCGGTGACTTGCCTGAGCACAGGACTTAACGGTGAGCCGCTTTTGAATCCGATTATTGAATATGGCCATATGGGAGAGGGCGGAGGAAAGGCGATTGTGGGCGGATATGTTTATCGGGGGGAGGCAATAAAGGAACTTAATGGGGATTATGTTTTTGCCGACTGGAGTCGTGACTTTACAAAGGGTGACGGCAGCCTGTTTGCGGCAAGTTTGGATAATGGGAATTGGTCTTTGAGAGAATTAAAAATTTCTAATGGTCAGAATAGCCGCTTGGGACTATTTATAAAAGGAATGGGCCAGGATGAGGATAACGAGTTGTATCTACTAACGACAGGGACACTCGGCCCTTCGGGCGAGAGTGGAAAAATATTTAAAATTTTATCGCCGGGAAGTGCAAGTACCGGTGAAAACAAGGAGGCAGAAATGGAGGAAGAGAAGGTAAGGATTAAAAATTTTAAGTTTGAGCCGGAGACGATAACTATACCCAAGGGGACAAAAGTTACCTGGGCGAATGAAGATTCGACTCCGCACACAATTGCCAGTCAGGGAAATTTTGAGTCGAATACTTTTGATCAGGGAGAAACGTTTAGTTTTACTTTTGAGGAAACCGGAGAGTTTGACTATATTTGCGGCATACACCCGGAGATGAAAGGTAAGGTAATAGTGGAGTAA
- a CDS encoding Fe-Mn family superoxide dismutase has protein sequence MKKYSEAKKYNFSELKGISQKTMDEHYGKLYSGYVKKWQEIQDRLKATDKTTANATFSDLREAKLEEGFAANAVLLHEAYFDILGGDGVPGGEILQKICDDFGSFEQWRDEFKALGLTARGWVILAFDFNDGKLRNYIADVHNQGGIWGVSPVLVMDVYEHAYFIDFGADRKSYIEAFFQNVKWEIVNKKFEKY, from the coding sequence ATGAAAAAATATAGTGAAGCAAAAAAATATAACTTTTCGGAGCTAAAGGGAATTTCCCAAAAAACCATGGATGAACACTATGGGAAACTTTATAGCGGCTATGTCAAAAAATGGCAAGAGATTCAGGACCGGCTGAAGGCAACTGATAAAACAACTGCCAATGCGACATTTTCCGATTTGCGGGAAGCGAAACTGGAAGAAGGATTTGCGGCGAACGCCGTTCTATTACATGAGGCATATTTTGATATTTTGGGCGGAGACGGAGTCCCCGGGGGAGAAATCCTTCAAAAAATCTGTGACGATTTTGGGTCGTTTGAGCAGTGGCGAGATGAGTTTAAGGCACTAGGGCTGACGGCCCGAGGGTGGGTGATATTGGCTTTTGATTTTAACGACGGTAAATTACGTAACTATATCGCCGATGTCCACAACCAGGGCGGGATTTGGGGTGTTTCACCTGTTTTGGTAATGGACGTTTATGAACATGCTTATTTTATCGATTTCGGGGCTGACCGGAAAAGCTACATTGAAGCCTTTTTCCAGAACGTGAAGTGGGAAATTGTGAATAAAAAATTTGAGAAATACTAA
- a CDS encoding DUF5661 family protein → MKKTKRHLTTAEAKLIGKRLGIKWDKFDIHQFEIGMKVELEHGIISPLTNVTNDDLLTTGKIALAHLNEIPDYYTRLLKMEKEAEKQK, encoded by the coding sequence ATGAAAAAAACAAAAAGACACCTGACGACAGCAGAAGCAAAACTTATCGGCAAACGATTGGGCATTAAGTGGGATAAATTTGATATCCATCAGTTTGAAATAGGGATGAAAGTCGAGTTGGAGCATGGGATTATCAGCCCGCTGACAAATGTCACAAATGACGATCTGTTAACGACAGGAAAAATTGCATTGGCCCATCTAAATGAAATTCCCGACTATTATACCCGCCTTTTAAAAATGGAAAAAGAAGCCGAGAAACAAAAATAA
- a CDS encoding NUDIX hydrolase, producing MNKATNWKTVSQKFVYESKWLALRHDEVIRPDGNPGEYDVLVKKDFVVIISKINNKFVLVEQDRYPVGDRSLEFSQGSIVGDETPEDAARREFEEETGYQAGRLKNLGKVWLACGHSQQCYSVFLVEEIREGNRHLEGTEADMKNRILSEEELKLAIRSGEIKDASTITAYCLYTLSLDK from the coding sequence ATGAATAAAGCAACAAATTGGAAAACAGTTTCCCAAAAGTTTGTATACGAAAGTAAATGGTTGGCTTTGAGACACGATGAAGTAATTAGACCAGACGGCAACCCCGGCGAATACGATGTTTTAGTAAAAAAAGATTTTGTTGTGATAATTTCAAAGATAAATAATAAATTCGTATTAGTCGAACAAGATCGTTACCCGGTCGGAGATCGGTCGTTAGAATTTTCCCAAGGAAGTATCGTAGGTGATGAAACTCCGGAAGATGCTGCTCGAAGAGAATTCGAAGAAGAAACAGGTTATCAAGCTGGCAGGTTAAAGAATCTTGGCAAAGTATGGCTTGCCTGTGGACACAGTCAACAATGCTATTCTGTTTTTTTAGTAGAAGAAATAAGAGAAGGGAATAGGCATCTCGAAGGCACAGAGGCTGATATGAAAAACAGGATACTATCCGAAGAAGAACTAAAACTAGCTATTAGGTCGGGAGAAATCAAAGACGCTTCTACAATTACAGCCTACTGTCTATACACACTTTCGCTTGATAAATGA
- a CDS encoding glycosyltransferase, translating into MRFIKRKRTLVFIFTAFTGAGFSLNLYRLQSSITLNWIPLVVILVTLLLTVQGIITLMWMLYAWEDPDTVNNNKSPVEFAYPSLSFTALVPARHEEKVIRDTIIAINKINYPDNLKEILVLCREDDVNTINRAAETITELGQKNIRLVTFDGFPINKPHGLNIGLWQARNSVVTIFDAEDEPHPDIYQIINTVMIRDRVDVVQSGVQLMNFRSHWFSALNVMEYFLWFKSGLHFFLKIGQATPLGGNTVFFKKEWLKTVGGWDENCLTEDADIGIRLALAGAKTRVIYDEKHSTQEETPPDLAGLIKQRTRWNQGFIQILQKGDWAKLPSWRQRLVILYVLFSPITQALFLPYIPFSFWVAFTQKLPVSVSLLSFVPLCLFILQVLISTVGLFEFTRAYKLKFPFWMPLVVIFTFIPYQIALMFSSFRALYRIIFNNNSWEKTQHLNDHRQPAPVLEMAYVK; encoded by the coding sequence ATGAGATTTATTAAACGTAAGAGAACACTAGTATTTATTTTTACCGCCTTTACCGGGGCTGGTTTTTCGTTAAATCTGTATCGCCTTCAATCAAGTATTACTTTAAATTGGATACCACTGGTAGTAATTTTGGTTACGCTACTTCTAACTGTTCAGGGGATTATTACTTTGATGTGGATGCTCTATGCCTGGGAAGATCCCGACACTGTCAACAATAACAAATCTCCGGTTGAATTTGCCTATCCTTCGCTTTCTTTTACTGCCCTGGTACCGGCCAGGCACGAAGAAAAAGTTATCCGCGATACCATTATCGCTATTAATAAAATTAATTATCCTGATAACCTAAAAGAAATTTTGGTACTGTGTCGGGAAGATGATGTGAATACAATTAATCGGGCGGCGGAAACAATTACGGAACTTGGTCAAAAAAATATCCGCTTGGTCACCTTTGACGGGTTTCCTATCAACAAGCCCCATGGTCTAAATATAGGTCTCTGGCAAGCGAGGAATAGTGTGGTGACAATTTTTGATGCCGAAGACGAACCCCATCCTGACATATATCAAATAATTAATACGGTAATGATCCGCGACCGGGTAGATGTGGTTCAGTCGGGGGTTCAGCTGATGAACTTCCGATCCCATTGGTTTTCTGCTTTAAATGTTATGGAATACTTTCTTTGGTTTAAGTCGGGACTTCACTTTTTTCTAAAAATCGGCCAGGCTACTCCACTGGGTGGCAATACGGTATTTTTTAAAAAGGAATGGCTAAAGACTGTGGGCGGTTGGGATGAAAATTGCCTGACTGAGGATGCTGATATCGGCATCCGACTGGCTCTGGCAGGGGCTAAAACCCGGGTTATCTATGACGAAAAACACTCAACTCAGGAAGAAACCCCACCAGACCTGGCCGGATTGATTAAGCAAAGAACCCGGTGGAATCAGGGATTTATTCAAATCTTACAAAAAGGTGACTGGGCCAAACTGCCTAGTTGGCGGCAACGACTGGTGATCTTGTATGTTCTTTTCTCCCCGATTACTCAGGCTCTGTTTTTACCATACATTCCGTTTAGTTTTTGGGTGGCTTTTACCCAAAAATTACCGGTATCGGTTTCTTTGTTGTCCTTTGTCCCCTTGTGTTTGTTTATCCTCCAAGTTCTAATTTCTACCGTTGGGCTGTTTGAGTTTACCCGGGCTTATAAGCTAAAGTTTCCTTTTTGGATGCCTTTGGTGGTCATATTTACTTTTATCCCATATCAAATTGCTCTGATGTTTTCTTCGTTTCGGGCTCTTTACCGGATTATTTTTAATAATAATAGTTGGGAAAAAACTCAGCATTTAAATGACCACCGCCAACCGGCACCGGTTTTGGAAATGGCCTATGTTAAATAA
- a CDS encoding glycosyl hydrolase family 8, which yields MLNNLKTNYFGVVAVAIVMAISLVSHGFNMFRFPYYENDEGTYMSQAWSVLEQGSLAPYTYWYDHAPAGWLFLATWVKLTGGFFTFGTSVNSGRAFMLVLHLFTSGLLIYVAKKLSGSIIPGLMAVLIFSLSPLGIYFQRRVLLDNIMVFWIFVSLAILLKDKLRLSQIILSGLVFGIAVLTKENAIFSIPAFVYAVYIKSHPGHRSFALIKWLAVAGFVVSTYFLYALLKSEFFPVGVINNLPHVSLISSLLQQAGRGSSSYFWDKNSDFYVNLMEWMNRDRLTIILGVFATIASLILSIKNRALRIPAYLSILFWLFLLRGKLVIDFYIVPLIPFLALNIGMLSYFIFRFIAFRKKFIYVPLVFIFAVAVSAYLLTHPTGQYTRDETISQVQTIDWIKKNVSGDSFIAIDCALYVDLHAPRFEGDTVFPNADWVWKVEYDPEILTGKLGEDWKNIQYITLGHEVLKQIRDHKFYFIKKAFDNSVLAYDSERNTTSHINIDQYLSTNGDWMRVYQVKNKEALILDSSWKFYKSNFVISYGQVIDPQGNNRTTSEGQSLAMLRAVWLNDKYTFDGVWQWTVDHLQKRTQDKLFSWLWEKKGEDYGLADSNTAADADSDIALALLFAYRRWGGGAYLSSARAILNDMWKKEVVLVNGRYYLTAGTDAARNGGYLINPSYSSPASFRIFAKVDPRHPWDKLADDSYYLFNQYTLVPNWILLDRRSGQLSSASAYVNDKDVDNYGYDAFRTMWHVALDSIWFKNSKATDFLAKNKPFFSQQWQENQRFFSVYELDGAPVTGYSSVSTEVGALSVFSQTDAKMAADLFQKNFENNFNYDEGYWGDKSNYYDQNWAWFGSALATNRLINLWK from the coding sequence ATGTTAAATAATCTCAAGACGAACTATTTTGGGGTGGTGGCGGTGGCGATCGTGATGGCTATTTCACTGGTATCTCATGGCTTTAATATGTTTCGTTTCCCATATTATGAGAACGATGAGGGAACGTATATGTCTCAGGCTTGGTCGGTGCTAGAACAGGGAAGCTTGGCCCCCTATACCTATTGGTATGATCATGCCCCGGCCGGCTGGCTGTTTCTGGCAACCTGGGTAAAACTAACCGGTGGTTTTTTTACTTTTGGAACTTCAGTTAATTCCGGTCGGGCATTTATGCTAGTACTGCACCTTTTTACCTCGGGGTTGTTAATCTATGTGGCGAAAAAACTAAGCGGTAGCATTATCCCCGGTTTGATGGCAGTTCTTATTTTCTCGCTCTCCCCCTTGGGGATATATTTTCAGCGACGGGTATTGCTTGACAACATAATGGTTTTTTGGATTTTTGTGTCTCTGGCAATTCTTTTGAAAGACAAACTTCGTCTGAGCCAGATAATTCTTTCCGGATTAGTTTTCGGGATTGCCGTTTTGACCAAAGAAAACGCCATCTTTTCTATCCCGGCTTTTGTATATGCAGTTTATATTAAATCTCATCCTGGACATCGGAGTTTTGCACTAATCAAGTGGTTGGCGGTGGCCGGGTTTGTGGTCTCCACATATTTTCTTTACGCTCTTTTGAAAAGCGAGTTTTTTCCGGTGGGGGTAATTAATAATTTACCCCATGTTAGCCTGATTAGTAGTTTGTTACAGCAAGCAGGCCGCGGTAGTAGCTCTTATTTTTGGGACAAAAATAGCGATTTTTATGTCAATTTAATGGAGTGGATGAACCGGGATAGACTAACCATAATTTTGGGGGTTTTTGCGACGATTGCCAGTCTAATACTAAGTATAAAAAACAGGGCGCTAAGGATTCCTGCATATTTGTCTATTTTGTTTTGGCTATTTTTGTTAAGAGGAAAACTGGTTATCGATTTTTATATAGTACCCCTAATCCCCTTTTTGGCGCTCAATATTGGGATGTTGAGCTATTTTATATTTAGATTTATTGCTTTTCGAAAAAAGTTTATCTATGTACCTTTAGTTTTTATTTTTGCCGTGGCGGTTTCGGCCTATTTACTGACACATCCCACCGGTCAATATACCCGGGACGAGACAATATCTCAGGTGCAAACTATTGATTGGATTAAAAAAAATGTTTCGGGTGACTCATTTATTGCTATCGATTGCGCTCTTTACGTTGATCTACATGCGCCTAGGTTTGAGGGTGATACCGTTTTCCCAAATGCCGATTGGGTGTGGAAAGTTGAATATGATCCGGAAATACTGACGGGTAAATTGGGTGAGGATTGGAAGAACATTCAATACATCACGTTGGGCCATGAAGTCCTGAAACAGATCAGAGATCATAAATTTTATTTTATAAAAAAGGCTTTTGACAACTCAGTTTTGGCTTATGATTCTGAACGTAACACGACTTCGCATATCAACATAGATCAATATCTGAGTACCAATGGTGATTGGATGCGGGTGTATCAGGTGAAAAACAAAGAAGCTTTGATTCTGGATAGTTCATGGAAATTTTACAAAAGCAATTTTGTCATATCCTACGGCCAAGTTATTGATCCACAAGGTAATAACCGGACTACCTCTGAGGGACAGTCTTTGGCAATGCTACGAGCGGTTTGGCTAAACGACAAATACACCTTTGACGGGGTGTGGCAGTGGACGGTTGACCACCTGCAAAAACGGACTCAGGATAAATTATTTTCCTGGCTATGGGAAAAGAAGGGTGAAGACTATGGGTTGGCCGACTCTAATACTGCCGCCGACGCTGATTCGGACATCGCACTGGCGCTGTTGTTTGCATATAGACGTTGGGGGGGTGGAGCATATTTAAGTTCTGCCCGGGCAATCCTAAATGACATGTGGAAAAAAGAAGTGGTTTTGGTTAATGGCCGTTATTACCTGACGGCCGGGACCGATGCCGCCCGAAACGGGGGTTATTTGATTAACCCGTCGTATTCGTCGCCGGCAAGTTTTCGGATTTTTGCCAAGGTAGATCCCAGGCACCCGTGGGACAAGTTGGCCGACGATAGTTATTACTTGTTTAACCAATACACCCTTGTCCCAAACTGGATTCTTTTGGATAGGAGAAGCGGGCAGCTATCTTCGGCTAGTGCCTATGTAAACGACAAGGATGTCGATAATTATGGCTATGATGCCTTTAGAACTATGTGGCACGTGGCCCTGGACTCGATCTGGTTTAAAAATAGTAAAGCCACCGATTTTTTGGCAAAAAATAAGCCCTTCTTTTCTCAACAATGGCAGGAAAATCAGAGATTTTTTTCGGTCTACGAGCTGGACGGGGCTCCGGTGACCGGCTACTCTTCGGTGAGTACCGAGGTGGGGGCGTTGTCTGTTTTTAGCCAAACTGATGCCAAAATGGCCGCTGACTTATTTCAGAAAAATTTTGAAAACAATTTTAATTATGATGAGGGTTATTGGGGGGACAAATCCAACTACTACGACCAAAATTGGGCTTGGTTTGGCAGTGCTTTGGCCACTAACCGGCTGATTAATCTGTGGAAATAG
- a CDS encoding DUF4352 domain-containing protein produces MKKCKSCQMEIDLEATKCPHCQTDQRGLFGRHPIITSLITMFIVLGIIGSIGNKKYNPPDVSKVVSKIDTNTPLPEQPEELTPKVGDVTELGDREFIVNSVRRSRGFGYNTPKSGKEYVIVNVSIRNLGTGEVSYNPYDFKVQDANGAQEGITYASLDDSLNSGTLAPGGKVTGSMPFEVPVGDNAKLIYQSSFWSNQRVVVDLGNI; encoded by the coding sequence ATGAAAAAATGTAAAAGCTGTCAGATGGAAATTGATTTAGAAGCCACCAAGTGTCCTCATTGCCAAACTGACCAGCGCGGTCTATTTGGGAGGCACCCGATAATTACCAGTTTAATTACCATGTTTATTGTTCTTGGGATTATCGGCAGCATTGGTAATAAAAAATATAATCCACCTGATGTTTCAAAAGTGGTATCAAAAATCGACACAAATACTCCGCTCCCTGAGCAGCCGGAAGAGCTAACCCCCAAAGTCGGGGATGTCACAGAATTAGGTGACAGGGAATTTATAGTAAATTCAGTCAGAAGGTCCCGAGGTTTTGGTTATAACACTCCCAAATCGGGTAAAGAGTATGTAATCGTTAATGTTTCTATCAGAAATTTAGGTACGGGTGAAGTCTCCTACAATCCGTATGATTTCAAAGTTCAGGATGCCAATGGTGCCCAGGAGGGGATAACATATGCTTCTTTAGACGATAGCCTAAATTCCGGAACGTTAGCCCCGGGCGGCAAGGTCACCGGCTCAATGCCCTTTGAAGTTCCCGTCGGCGACAACGCGAAATTGATATACCAATCCAGTTTTTGGAGCAACCAAAGAGTCGTCGTAGATCTGGGAAATATATAA
- a CDS encoding aldo/keto reductase yields MQLTNPVPDIDLSSGHSIPVLGLGTYGLTGTSCIETIKTALEIGYRHFDTARKYQNEAEVGKAIRDFHRSDIFITSKVPEDQLDYHHVLSNADQSLIDLNTDYIDLYLIHAPNPEVDINETLQAFEKLVSDQKIHSIGVSNFGIIELQNTLSAARALNLPITNNQIEINPHHYPKDVINYCQKNNITITAYSPLDQGDVADDPVLTGIGRQYDKTAAQIALRYLVDKGLIVIPKASSRDHLQSNFDIFNFTLRSNDKQKISSL; encoded by the coding sequence ATGCAACTAACCAACCCCGTCCCTGACATAGATTTGTCTTCCGGTCACTCCATACCCGTTCTGGGTCTTGGTACCTATGGCCTAACCGGGACCTCCTGTATTGAAACCATCAAAACCGCTCTGGAAATCGGCTACCGGCATTTCGACACTGCCCGGAAATACCAAAACGAAGCCGAAGTAGGAAAGGCTATCAGAGACTTCCACCGGTCTGATATATTCATTACCTCCAAAGTCCCCGAGGATCAGCTTGATTATCATCATGTTCTCTCAAATGCTGACCAATCTTTAATTGATCTCAACACCGACTATATTGATCTTTACCTTATCCATGCACCCAATCCCGAAGTAGACATCAACGAAACGCTTCAGGCCTTTGAAAAACTCGTCTCCGACCAAAAAATACATTCCATTGGGGTCAGTAATTTTGGCATCATCGAGCTACAAAACACCCTCTCCGCCGCCCGGGCTCTAAACTTGCCTATTACCAACAATCAAATCGAAATCAACCCCCATCATTATCCAAAGGATGTTATCAATTATTGCCAGAAAAACAACATCACTATTACTGCCTATTCACCCCTCGACCAGGGCGATGTCGCCGACGACCCGGTTCTAACTGGTATTGGCCGACAATACGATAAAACTGCCGCTCAGATTGCCCTCCGGTATCTTGTAGACAAGGGTTTAATTGTCATCCCCAAAGCCAGCTCCCGCGATCATCTTCAATCCAATTTCGACATTTTTAACTTTACCCTCAGATCAAATGACAAACAAAAAATTTCAAGCCTTTAG